A window of Campylobacter cuniculorum DSM 23162 = LMG 24588 contains these coding sequences:
- a CDS encoding sigma-54-dependent transcriptional regulator, giving the protein MNVVIVEDDINMRKSLEIALAEYDEFKIKSFKSATEALKKLDNDTDLIITDINMPGLDGLEFVKACENKYDFIIITGNATLNRAIEAVRLGVKDFLTKPFDIDTLVEAIKRTKIIREKTANKKNKKKEENKDFFASSPKLQQALNLSLKAAKTDVSVMFFGESGVGKEVFSKYIHQQSKRQGKPFIAINMAAIPANLIESELFGFEKGAFTDANSTKIGLFEMANEGTLFLDEIGEMPYEIQAKLLRALQEKEIVRLGGTKSIKINVRIISATNANLDEKIQKGEFRADLYYRLNTIPIFIPPLRERKEEILDLAHKVLKDTCKEYEFEDKKLSQEAQKALLDYDFPGNVRELISIIQRACILSDKQEISSEDLFLESRKFKKDIKNLEKDLIDAVLKDVDFDIQKAANMLGMEIAVLNEKMKKYNIKG; this is encoded by the coding sequence ATGAATGTAGTTATAGTTGAAGATGATATTAATATGAGAAAGTCTTTAGAGATTGCTTTAGCTGAGTATGATGAATTTAAAATCAAATCTTTCAAATCCGCTACTGAAGCCTTAAAAAAACTTGATAATGATACAGATTTGATTATCACAGATATTAATATGCCCGGGCTTGATGGACTTGAATTTGTTAAAGCTTGTGAAAATAAATATGATTTTATTATCATTACAGGAAATGCGACTTTAAATCGGGCTATTGAAGCGGTGCGTTTGGGCGTAAAAGATTTTTTAACCAAGCCTTTTGATATTGATACTTTGGTTGAAGCTATCAAACGTACTAAAATCATTCGTGAAAAAACAGCAAATAAAAAAAATAAGAAAAAAGAGGAAAATAAAGATTTTTTTGCAAGCTCTCCAAAACTTCAACAGGCCTTAAATTTAAGTTTAAAAGCTGCAAAAACAGATGTTTCTGTGATGTTTTTTGGCGAGAGTGGAGTGGGTAAGGAGGTCTTTTCAAAATACATTCATCAACAAAGCAAAAGACAAGGCAAACCTTTTATAGCTATAAATATGGCAGCCATTCCGGCTAATTTGATTGAAAGTGAGCTTTTTGGTTTTGAAAAAGGGGCTTTTACAGATGCAAATTCTACGAAAATTGGGCTTTTTGAAATGGCAAATGAGGGGACTTTATTTTTAGATGAAATTGGAGAAATGCCTTATGAAATTCAAGCTAAACTTTTAAGAGCTTTGCAGGAGAAAGAGATTGTGCGTTTAGGTGGCACAAAAAGCATTAAGATTAATGTAAGAATCATCAGTGCAACCAATGCAAATTTAGATGAAAAAATTCAAAAAGGTGAATTTAGAGCCGATCTTTATTATCGTCTTAACACCATTCCTATTTTTATACCGCCTTTAAGAGAAAGAAAAGAAGAGATTTTAGACCTTGCTCATAAAGTCTTAAAAGATACTTGCAAAGAATATGAATTTGAAGATAAAAAATTGAGTCAAGAGGCTCAAAAAGCCTTGCTTGATTACGATTTTCCCGGCAATGTCAGAGAGCTTATCTCTATCATTCAAAGGGCTTGTATTTTAAGCGATAAACAAGAAATTTCTAGCGAAGATTTGTTTTTAGAATCAAGAAAATTTAAAAAAGATATAAAAAATTTAGAAAAAGATTTGATTGACGCGGTTTTAAAAGATGTTGATTTTGACATACAAAAGGCTGCAAATATGTTAGGAATGGAAATTGCGGTTTTAAATGAAAAAATGAAAAAATACAATATAAAAGGATAA
- the flgP gene encoding flagellar assembly lipoprotein FlgP: MKKALFFMLIVAAIFGGCASGAGNSTTKANNTNANAADSSDVIVQKVDKDDVRDIIRQEKMLAPDVSETELSFTAVGEGIAPLNTVSTAQALALAKRAALTDAYRQLASKLYGVRVNGKDTVKDAMLRSSTITAQVNGLIKNASVIDENFNQGLYRVNVELKIDAEKWKELFAY; the protein is encoded by the coding sequence ATGAAAAAAGCTTTATTTTTTATGCTGATTGTAGCAGCAATTTTTGGCGGATGTGCCTCTGGTGCAGGAAATAGCACTACAAAGGCTAACAATACAAATGCAAATGCAGCTGATTCTAGTGATGTTATTGTGCAAAAAGTCGATAAAGACGATGTACGTGATATCATCAGACAAGAAAAAATGTTAGCTCCTGATGTGAGTGAAACTGAATTAAGTTTTACGGCAGTTGGAGAAGGAATTGCTCCTTTGAATACGGTTTCAACAGCCCAAGCCCTTGCTTTAGCTAAGAGAGCTGCATTAACCGATGCTTACAGACAGCTTGCAAGCAAACTTTATGGTGTGAGAGTCAATGGTAAAGACACTGTTAAAGATGCAATGCTTAGAAGTTCAACCATTACCGCACAAGTTAATGGACTGATTAAAAATGCAAGTGTTATTGATGAAAATTTCAATCAAGGACTTTATAGAGTCAATGTAGAACTTAAAATTGATGCTGAAAAGTGGAAAGAATTATTTGCTTATTGA
- the gyrA gene encoding DNA gyrase subunit A yields the protein MDNIFNENSDIQLVDIENSIKSSYLDYSMSVIIGRALPDARDGLKPVHRRILYAMNDLNVGSRSAYKKSARIVGDVIGKYHPHGDTAVYDALVRMAQSFSMRYPTIDGQGNFGSVDGDGAAAMRYTEARMTILAEELLRDIDKDTVDFVPNYDDSLSEPDVLPSRVPNLLLNGSSGIAVGMATNIPPHSLNELIDGLLHLLENKDASLEELMQFIKGPDFPTAGIIYGKKGIIEAYRTGRGRIKIRAKTHIEKKSNKDIIVIDELPYQTNKARLIEQIAELVKEKQIEGISEVRDESDREGIRVVIELKREAMSDIVLNNLFKSTTMESTFGVIMLAIHNKEPKIFSLKELLNLFLTHRKTVIIRATIFDLQKARARAHILEGLKIALDDIDEVIALIKNSADNVSAKEALVEKFKLSELQAHAILEMRLGRLTGLERDKIENELKDLIQEIERLEKILKSEEELENLIREELKEMRNKFNVPRITQIEDDYEDIDVEDLIPNENMVVTITHRGYIKRMPSKQYEKQKRGGKGKLAATTYDDDFIENFFTANTHDTLMFVTDRGQLYWLKVYKIPEGTRVAKGKAVVNLINLQADEKIMAIIPTADFDESKSLCFFTKNGIVKRTNLSEYQNIRSVGVRAINLDEKDELVTAIIVQRDENEPFDVQNDAMKINDENQNEDENLEENNQGKMLFAVTKKGMCIKFPLAKVREIGRVSRGVTAIKFKEKNDELVGAVVIENDQQEILSISAKGIGKRTNAGEYRLQSRGGKGVICMKLTDKTKDLISVVIVDESMDLMALTSSAKMIRVDMQSIRKAGRNTSGVIVVNVENDEVISIAKCPKQEEEDNDSEMDLNLN from the coding sequence ATGGATAATATTTTTAATGAAAACTCTGATATTCAGCTTGTAGATATAGAAAATTCAATTAAGAGCAGTTATTTGGATTATTCGATGAGTGTGATTATCGGACGTGCCTTACCGGACGCTAGAGATGGGCTTAAACCTGTGCATCGTAGAATTTTATATGCGATGAATGATCTTAATGTAGGAAGCAGAAGTGCTTATAAAAAATCTGCTCGTATCGTAGGAGATGTTATAGGTAAATATCATCCTCACGGAGATACAGCTGTTTATGATGCCCTTGTTCGCATGGCTCAAAGTTTTTCTATGCGTTATCCAACTATCGATGGGCAAGGAAATTTTGGTTCAGTTGATGGAGATGGTGCGGCTGCTATGCGTTATACTGAAGCTAGAATGACAATTTTAGCTGAAGAACTTTTACGCGATATTGATAAAGACACGGTGGATTTTGTTCCAAATTATGATGATTCTTTGAGTGAGCCTGATGTTTTGCCTTCAAGGGTTCCAAATTTATTGCTCAATGGTTCAAGTGGTATTGCAGTGGGTATGGCGACAAATATTCCTCCTCATAGTCTCAATGAGCTTATAGACGGGCTTTTGCATTTGCTTGAAAATAAAGATGCGAGTTTAGAGGAGTTGATGCAGTTTATTAAGGGACCAGATTTTCCAACTGCTGGAATTATTTATGGTAAAAAGGGTATTATTGAGGCTTATCGCACGGGCAGGGGTAGGATTAAGATTCGTGCTAAAACTCATATAGAAAAAAAGAGCAATAAAGATATTATTGTCATTGATGAACTTCCCTATCAAACTAATAAAGCAAGATTGATTGAGCAAATTGCAGAACTCGTCAAAGAAAAACAAATCGAAGGAATTTCAGAGGTAAGAGATGAGAGTGATAGAGAGGGTATTCGCGTTGTCATAGAGCTTAAACGAGAAGCGATGAGTGATATTGTGCTTAACAATCTTTTTAAATCCACGACTATGGAAAGCACTTTTGGTGTGATTATGCTTGCCATTCATAATAAAGAACCCAAGATTTTTTCATTAAAAGAGCTTTTAAATTTATTTTTAACTCACAGAAAAACGGTGATTATACGAGCGACTATTTTTGATCTTCAAAAAGCAAGGGCAAGAGCTCATATTTTAGAGGGTTTGAAGATTGCTTTAGATGATATTGACGAAGTGATTGCTCTTATTAAAAATAGCGCAGACAATGTGAGTGCGAAAGAGGCTTTGGTTGAGAAATTTAAATTGAGCGAACTTCAAGCTCATGCGATTTTGGAGATGAGACTTGGACGCTTAACAGGGCTTGAAAGGGATAAGATTGAAAATGAACTCAAAGACTTGATTCAAGAAATTGAAAGACTTGAAAAGATTTTGAAGAGTGAAGAAGAGCTTGAAAATTTAATCCGTGAGGAATTAAAAGAAATGCGAAACAAATTCAATGTCCCAAGAATCACTCAAATTGAAGATGATTACGAGGACATTGATGTTGAGGATTTAATTCCTAATGAAAATATGGTTGTAACGATTACACATCGCGGTTATATCAAAAGAATGCCAAGCAAACAATACGAAAAACAAAAACGCGGGGGTAAAGGTAAATTAGCCGCAACAACTTATGATGATGATTTTATTGAAAATTTCTTTACTGCAAATACTCATGATACTTTGATGTTCGTAACCGATAGGGGGCAACTCTATTGGCTTAAGGTTTATAAGATTCCAGAAGGAACGCGTGTGGCTAAGGGTAAAGCAGTGGTTAATCTTATCAATTTACAAGCGGATGAAAAAATTATGGCAATCATTCCAACGGCAGATTTTGATGAAAGTAAATCTTTATGCTTTTTCACTAAAAATGGTATTGTTAAACGCACAAATTTAAGTGAGTATCAAAATATTCGTAGTGTTGGAGTGAGGGCGATTAATTTAGATGAAAAAGATGAATTAGTCACAGCAATCATCGTCCAAAGAGATGAAAATGAGCCTTTTGATGTTCAAAATGATGCGATGAAAATCAACGACGAAAATCAAAATGAAGATGAAAATTTAGAAGAAAATAATCAAGGCAAAATGCTTTTTGCAGTAACTAAAAAAGGTATGTGTATTAAATTTCCTTTAGCTAAGGTTAGAGAAATAGGACGCGTGAGCAGGGGAGTCACTGCTATAAAGTTTAAAGAGAAAAATGACGAATTAGTAGGAGCAGTTGTCATTGAAAATGACCAACAAGAAATTTTAAGCATCAGTGCTAAAGGCATAGGAAAACGCACCAACGCAGGAGAATACAGACTTCAAAGCAGAGGCGGAAAGGGTGTTATTTGTATGAAACTTACAGATAAGACTAAGGATCTAATTAGCGTTGTAATAGTCGATGAAAGTATGGATTTAATGGCATTAACAAGCAGTGCAAAAATGATTCGTGTGGATATGCAAAGCATTAGAAAGGCGGGACGCAATACAAGTGGAGTGATTGTTGTTAATGTAGAAAATGATGAGGTTATCAGTATCGCTAAATGTCCAAAACAAGAAGAAGAGGATAATGATAGCGAAATGGATTTGAATTTGAATTAA